The following proteins come from a genomic window of Gossypium raimondii isolate GPD5lz chromosome 5, ASM2569854v1, whole genome shotgun sequence:
- the LOC105770298 gene encoding patellin-3, translated as MAQETLNSESPPAAPAQELSVVVEKPQVTEKEPQPSAPAPLPEPEVPEKPAVVAVEEEAVEVEKPKVEEKEETKITQSVSFKEETNIAGELPEPQKKALDELKQLIQEALNNHEFTAKPEAEEKPVAEPEPKKEEEENKEEKKEEKEEETPAAAISEEPKIVTDAPAAVEVKEEENTPPPPPPAEAPAAEVVVVETEVAEKAKAVDDDGAKTVEAIEESVVAVAAPPAEKEKEEPSAEVAPQSEETKEAQVPSPPPEEVSIWGIPLLADEKSDVILLKFLRARDFKVKDAFAMIKNTVSWRKEFGIETLLDEDLGNELEKVVFMQGFDKEGHPVCYNVYGEFQNKELYQNTFADEEKRSKFLRWRIQFLEKSIRKLDFNPTGINTMVQVNDLKNSPGPGKKELRQATNQALNLLQDNYPEFVAKQVFINVPWWYLAFNRMISPFLTQRTKSKFVFASPAKSAETLFKYIAPEQVPVQYGGLSREGEQEFSVADAVTEVTIKPAAKHSVEFPITENCNLVWELRVVGWEVNYGAEFVPTAEDGYTVIVSKTRKVSSVDETVISDSFKTGEPGKVVLTIDNQTSKKKKLLYRSKTKPCSD; from the exons ATGGCCCAGGAGACTCTTAACTCTGAATCACCACCCGCTGCCCCCGCCCAGGAATTGTCTGTGGTTGTCGAGAAGCCTCAAGTTACTGAGAAAGAGCCACAACCCTCCGCACCTGCTCCCCTGCCGGAGCCTGAGGTTCCCGAGAAGCCGGCTGTTGTTGCTGTTGAAGAAGAAGCTGTTGAAGTTGAGAAGCCCAAGGttgaagaaaaggaagaaactAAGATAACCCAGTCTGTTTCCTTCAAAGAGGAAACTAATATCGCTGGTGAACTTCCTGAGCCTCAAAAGAAGGCCCTTGATGAGCTTAAGCAGCTTATTCAAGAAGCCCTTAACAACCACGAGTTCACTGCCAAACCCGAAGCAGAAGAAAAACCTGTAGCTGAGCCTGAgccaaagaaagaagaagaagaaaacaaggaagagaagaaagaagaaaaagaggaagaGACACCTGCTGCTGCAATTTCAGAAGAACCCAAGATAGTAACGGATGCACCCGCCGCTGTTGAAGTCAAGGAAGAAGAGAATACTcctcctccaccaccaccaGCCGAGGCTCCCGCGGCCGAAGTGGTTGTGGTGGAAACAGAGGTCGCTGAAAAAGCGAAAGCCGTAGACGACGATGGCGCCAAGACGGTGGAGGCGATTGAGGAGTCTGTAGTCGCTGTTGCCGCTCCTCCAgcagagaaagaaaaggaggaGCCCTCCGCCGAAGTGGCTCCTCAATCCGAAGAGACCAAAGAAGCCCAAGTTCCTTCACCTCCACCCGAGGAGGTGTCCATATGGGGGATCCCACTTCTCGCAGACGAGAAAAGCGATGTGATCTTGTTGAAATTCTTGAGGGCAAGAGATTTCAAGGTGAAGGACGCATTCGCTATGATAAAAAACACTGTCAGCTGGCGAAAAGAATTCGGAATCGAAACCTTGCTCGATGAAGATCTTGGGAACGAACTAGAAAAGGTTGTTTTTATGCAGGGGTTTGATAAAGAAGGTCATCCCGTCTGTTACAACGTCTATGGAGAATTCCAAAACAAAGAGCTGTATCAAAACACTTTTGCTGATGAAGAAAAACGGTCCAAGTTCTTGAGATGGAGGATTCAGTTCCTGGAAAAGAGCATCCGAAAACTCGACTTCAATCCTACTGGTATCAATACCATGGTTCAAGTGAACGACCTCAAGAATTCACCTGGACCTGGTAAAAAGGAACTCAGACAAGCTACCAACCAAGCCCTTAACTTGCTTCAAGATAACTATCCCGAATTTGTGGCCAAACAA GTGTTTATCAACGTTCCATGGTGGTACTTGGCTTTCAATAGGATGATCAGTCCTTTCCTGACTCAGAGAACCAAGAGCAAGTTCGTATTTGCAAGTCCAGCCAAATCTGCTGAGACCCTCTTCAA ATATATTGCTCCGGAGCAAGTACCAGTTCAATATGGTGGACTGAGCAGAGAGGGCGAACAGGAATTTAGCGTGGCCGATGCCGTCACAGAGGTTACAATCAAGCCAGCAGCGAAGCATAGTGTTGAATTCCCTATAACTGAG AATTGTAATCTGGTTTGGGAACTCCGAGTAGTGGGATGGGAAGTCAATTACGGAGCCGAATTCGTGCCGACCGCCGAAGATGGGTATACCGTGATCGTATCGAAAACAAGGAAAGTTTCTTCGGTGGATGAAACCGTGATCTCCGATAGCTTCAAGACCGGTGAGCCTGGAAAGGTTGTTCTCACCATTGATAATCAAAcatcaaagaagaagaaactccTTTACCGGTCCAAGACCAAGCCTTGTTCTGATTGA